From Uloborus diversus isolate 005 chromosome 8, Udiv.v.3.1, whole genome shotgun sequence, a single genomic window includes:
- the LOC129227603 gene encoding uncharacterized protein LOC129227603: MEDTSGSDESGDGNDNSENIDSSHDKKHKGAEASCKSKRSVKRRLKTFSFGKWQKGFNKEKPKKRTFSLNKDAWQSCSSVVSEASLDNATCICTGYRKTKSSDRRNAIEATPELRPCRRTEVKGNHLLAAIACARSAVAENSRSREDSNSESSQQVDEASNSNLIIACQSSQQTLSINEISISELTLALQTHMRFSIVPSPFFIRYGNVGYNVESRNVFERRSCSLNMFSTAHTQIDYVHHLVPDLLEITNCSFYWGKMDRYKAEKQLDKKPEGTFLLRDSAQEEFLFSVSFRRYGRTLHARIEQLNHKFSFDSHDPNVFTSSTVCGLVEHYKNPRCCMFFEPMLTIPVHRTFPFDLQHLCRAVVSDSITYDGINQLKLPKKIKGYLKEYHYKQRVRVRHLENDNFV; the protein is encoded by the exons ATGGAAGATACCTCTGGAAGTGATGAGAGTGGAGATGGAAATGATAATTCAGAAAATATTGATTCATCTCATGACAAAAAGCATAAAGGTGCTGAAGCATCTTGCAAGTCTAAGCGTAGCGTCAAACGCagattgaaaacattttcttttggaAAGTGGCAAAAGGGGTTCAACAAAGAGAAGCCAAAAAAGAGGACATTTAGCTTAAACAAAGATGCTTGGCAAAGTTGCAGTTCCGTTGTTTCAGAAGCTTCTCTCGACAACGCTACTTGTATATGTACTGGATATCGCAAAACAAAAAGTTCTGACAGACGCAATGCCATTGAAGCGACTCCTGAACTACGGCCATGCCGCAGGACGGAAGTGAAGGGAAACCATCTTTTGGCAGCTATTGCTTGTGCAAGAAGTGCTGTTGCGGAAAATTCTCGTTCTAGAGAAGATAGTAATTCTGAAAGTTCTCAGCAG GTTGATGAAGCCTCAAACAGTAATCTCATCATCGCATGCCAGTCTTCTCAGCAAACTTTATCAATTAATGAAATTAGTATTAGTGAATTGACTTTGGCTCTGCAAACCCACATGAGGTTCTCCATTGTACCTAGCCCTTTCTTCATCCGATACGGTAATGTTGGATACAATGTAGAAAGCAGAAATGTTTTTGAACGTAGGTCATGTAGCCTTAACATGTTTTCCACTGCCCATACTCAAATTGATTATGTACATCACCTTGTCCCTGATTTATTAGAGATAACTAATTGCAGTTTCTATTGGGGCAAAATGGATCGTTACAAAGCAGAAAAGCAACTGGATAAGAAACCTGAAGGAACATTTTTGTTGAGAGACAGTGCACAAGAGGAATTTCTTTTTAGCGTTAGTTTTCGACGCTATGGAAGAACTTTACATGCTCGAATAGAGCAGCTAAACCATAAGTTTAGCTTTGATTCTCATGATCCAAATGTTTTTACCTCGTCTACTGTATGTGGTTTAGTGGAGCACTATAAGAACCCCAGATGCTGTATGTTCTTCGAACCTATGTTAACCATACCGGTGCATCGTACATTTCCTTTCGATTTGCAGCATCTCTGCCGTGCGGTGGTTTCAGATAGCATTACCTATGATGGCATTAATCAACTGAAGctacctaaaaaaattaaaggctaTCTAAAAGAGTATCACTACAAACAGAGAGTGAGAGTACGACATCTcgaaaatgataattttgtttaa